The proteins below are encoded in one region of Halorarum halophilum:
- a CDS encoding thiolase C-terminal domain-containing protein: MTRAVGIVGGGHTQWGRREATWKDMAQEAGKAAFDAVPDVGPEDVEGLFVGAVQPERFAFQSHVAPLVAELLGIDVDAMIARTELACASGQAALRYAWLAIAAGQLDTALVLGVEKMNLPKSASEEAQASMTNVLDREFDGVNGLNAPPYFAMIAQRHMHEYGTTREQLAQVSAKNKNHAVHTDYAQFRDEVSVDDVLESFPLSPPLCLYDCSGVTDGAAGLILMSEEKAREVTDEATWIAGSGQSCMASNSINNLPSLSAWPQATEAAESAYDDAGIDDPLREIDVAEIHDCFSISEIVEYEDLGWVEKGEGGQFAEDGRSELDGDIGVNPRGGLLGCGHPLGATGVSQALEIHDQFRGDVPEERRVPDPETGLIHNLSGSGSVHSVMVMERERP, translated from the coding sequence ATGACGCGCGCGGTCGGCATCGTCGGCGGCGGGCACACGCAGTGGGGTCGCCGCGAGGCGACGTGGAAGGACATGGCCCAGGAGGCCGGGAAGGCGGCGTTCGACGCGGTGCCGGACGTCGGCCCGGAGGACGTCGAGGGCCTCTTCGTCGGCGCCGTCCAGCCCGAACGCTTCGCGTTCCAGTCGCACGTCGCGCCGCTCGTCGCCGAACTGCTCGGCATCGACGTGGACGCGATGATCGCCCGCACGGAGCTCGCCTGCGCGAGCGGCCAGGCGGCGCTCCGGTACGCCTGGCTCGCCATCGCCGCGGGACAGCTCGACACCGCGCTCGTGCTCGGCGTCGAGAAGATGAACCTCCCGAAGTCGGCCTCGGAGGAGGCCCAGGCGAGCATGACGAACGTGCTCGACCGGGAGTTCGACGGCGTCAACGGGCTGAACGCGCCGCCGTACTTCGCGATGATCGCCCAGCGGCACATGCACGAGTACGGCACCACGCGCGAGCAGCTCGCGCAGGTGAGCGCCAAGAACAAGAACCACGCAGTCCACACGGACTACGCCCAGTTCCGCGACGAGGTGAGCGTCGACGACGTGCTGGAGTCGTTCCCGCTCTCGCCGCCGCTGTGTCTGTACGACTGCAGCGGCGTCACGGACGGCGCCGCCGGCCTGATCCTCATGAGCGAGGAGAAGGCCCGCGAGGTGACAGACGAGGCGACCTGGATCGCCGGCAGCGGGCAGTCGTGCATGGCGAGCAACTCCATCAACAACCTCCCGTCGCTGTCGGCGTGGCCGCAGGCGACCGAGGCCGCCGAGTCGGCGTACGACGACGCGGGCATCGACGACCCGCTGCGCGAGATCGACGTGGCGGAGATCCACGACTGCTTCTCCATTAGCGAGATCGTCGAGTACGAGGACCTCGGCTGGGTGGAGAAGGGCGAGGGCGGCCAGTTCGCCGAGGACGGGCGGAGCGAACTCGACGGCGACATCGGCGTCAACCCGCGCGGGGGCCTGCTCGGCTGCGGCCACCCGCTCGGCGCGACGGGCGTCTCGCAGGCGCTCGAGATCCACGACCAGTTCCGCGGCGACGTGCCGGAGGAGCGGCGCGTGCCCGACCCGGAGACGGGACTGATACACAACCTGAGCGGCAGCGGCTCCGTCCACAGCGTGATGGTCATGGAGCGTGAGCGCCCATGA
- a CDS encoding Zn-ribbon domain-containing OB-fold protein encodes MSDEPMKSDGGRETVDLPDTIELPRLLDFYELQTDEHTRIHEFYDRLRDGVLSTTRCTECGALHYPPRVVCPECMGDDLEYVDLPETGELYAFSAVRGGAPMGMADDVPFTVGVVDLDDVDVRLSARIDGADVDDLEIGDPVRLKVVDIDGPADHERVFYRFEPTETTTEEHAEQ; translated from the coding sequence ATGAGCGACGAGCCGATGAAATCCGACGGGGGTAGGGAGACGGTCGACCTCCCCGACACGATCGAACTCCCGCGGCTGCTCGACTTCTATGAGCTCCAGACCGACGAACACACCCGCATCCACGAGTTCTACGACCGCCTCCGGGACGGCGTCCTCTCGACGACGCGCTGCACCGAGTGCGGCGCGCTCCACTACCCACCGCGGGTGGTCTGCCCGGAGTGCATGGGCGACGACCTGGAGTACGTCGACCTCCCGGAGACCGGGGAGCTGTACGCGTTCAGCGCGGTCCGCGGCGGCGCGCCGATGGGGATGGCCGACGACGTCCCGTTCACCGTCGGCGTCGTCGACCTCGACGACGTCGACGTCCGCCTCTCGGCGCGCATCGACGGCGCGGACGTGGACGACCTCGAGATCGGCGACCCGGTCCGGCTGAAGGTCGTCGATATCGACGGTCCGGCCGACCACGAACGGGTGTTCTACCGGTTCGAGCCGACCGAAACGACGACGGAGGAGCACGCGGAGCAGTGA
- a CDS encoding long-chain fatty acid--CoA ligase, which produces MHDYELTLTAFLERATDLYGHKEIVTKLPDGGTHRYTYADAHERIAQLAHALDDYGLDAGDRVAAIAANHYRHYELYFGPSCSGRSVHTVNHRLPDEHLVHIINEAEDRLVFVDPEFVGTVEGVADDLETVERYVILDDEVPDTSLEPAVDYESFIGDYSTEYDWPDLDEDTECGLCYTSGTTGLPKGVQYYHRKVYLHTMMHGHVDVFGVGEHDTVMPVVPMFHVNGWGFPYTATFFGSKLVLPGGHTDVESVADFIDEEDVTVATAVPTVWIDMESHLGDDPDGKLDTLDRVLTGGSSPPESLMRHYDEVYEAPINQGYGMTEASPHLVNTFVTTEAQSLPEETQYRLRMKAGIPAPGVQLRLRDEDGEPVPHDGEMRGEIHARAPWLIDEYYERPEANEESFSEDGWFETGDIGTIDEYGYLDVVDRLDDVIKSGGEWIPSIQLENELMGHDGVEEAVVISADHEKWQERPVAYVVREDEAVDEAALREHLLERFPKWWLPDLFVFVEEVPRTTTGKFDKKLLRDSFDDEYGTLPTEE; this is translated from the coding sequence ATGCACGACTACGAACTCACCCTCACGGCGTTCCTCGAGCGCGCGACCGACCTGTACGGCCACAAGGAGATCGTCACGAAGCTCCCGGACGGGGGCACCCACCGGTACACGTACGCCGACGCCCACGAGCGCATCGCGCAGCTGGCGCACGCGCTCGACGACTACGGCCTCGACGCGGGCGACCGCGTGGCGGCGATTGCGGCGAACCACTACCGCCACTACGAACTGTACTTCGGCCCCTCGTGCAGCGGCCGGAGCGTCCACACGGTGAACCACCGCCTCCCCGACGAGCACCTGGTCCACATCATCAACGAGGCGGAGGACCGGCTCGTGTTCGTCGACCCCGAGTTCGTCGGGACGGTCGAGGGCGTCGCCGACGACCTGGAGACGGTCGAACGGTACGTGATCCTCGACGACGAGGTGCCCGACACCTCGCTCGAGCCGGCCGTCGACTACGAGTCGTTCATCGGCGACTACTCGACCGAGTACGACTGGCCGGACCTCGACGAGGACACCGAGTGCGGGCTCTGTTACACCTCGGGGACGACGGGGCTCCCGAAGGGCGTCCAGTACTACCACCGGAAGGTGTACCTCCACACGATGATGCACGGGCACGTCGACGTGTTCGGCGTGGGCGAGCACGACACGGTGATGCCGGTCGTGCCGATGTTCCACGTCAACGGCTGGGGGTTCCCGTACACGGCGACGTTCTTCGGCTCGAAGCTCGTCCTGCCGGGCGGGCACACCGACGTCGAGTCTGTCGCCGACTTCATCGACGAGGAGGACGTGACCGTCGCGACGGCGGTCCCGACCGTCTGGATCGACATGGAGTCGCACCTCGGCGACGACCCGGACGGCAAGCTCGACACCCTCGACCGCGTGCTCACCGGCGGAAGCTCCCCGCCAGAGTCGCTCATGCGCCACTACGACGAGGTGTACGAGGCGCCCATCAACCAGGGGTACGGCATGACCGAGGCGTCCCCGCACCTCGTCAACACGTTCGTGACGACCGAGGCGCAGTCGCTCCCCGAGGAGACCCAGTACCGCCTCCGGATGAAGGCGGGCATCCCGGCGCCCGGCGTCCAGCTCCGCCTGCGCGACGAGGACGGCGAGCCGGTACCCCACGACGGCGAGATGCGCGGGGAGATCCACGCCCGCGCGCCGTGGCTCATCGACGAGTACTACGAGCGCCCGGAGGCGAACGAGGAGTCGTTCTCCGAGGACGGCTGGTTCGAGACGGGCGACATCGGCACCATCGACGAGTACGGCTACCTCGACGTGGTCGACCGCCTCGACGACGTGATCAAGTCCGGCGGCGAGTGGATCCCCTCGATCCAGCTGGAGAACGAGCTCATGGGCCACGACGGCGTCGAGGAGGCGGTCGTCATCAGCGCCGACCACGAGAAGTGGCAGGAGCGCCCGGTGGCGTACGTCGTCCGCGAGGACGAGGCGGTCGACGAGGCGGCGCTCCGCGAGCACCTCCTCGAACGGTTCCCGAAGTGGTGGCTCCCGGACCTGTTCGTCTTCGTCGAGGAGGTCCCGCGCACCACCACCGGGAAGTTCGACAAGAAGCTGCTCCGGGACTCGTTCGACGACGAGTACGGGACGCTCCCGACCGAGGAGTGA
- a CDS encoding aldehyde dehydrogenase family protein codes for MGDGISIDADWNSLYVDGEWAESAGDGTIDVEDPSTRETVAQVPAAVESDVDDAYEAAQAAHEEWAEAPPARRQQAAEAFVDGLEAHKEGIVELLEYEAGGSRAMGETSIKIATDQAAEAATLPRRMKGEHAGSNVPGKENLVERVPKGVVTVISPWNFPLNLSMRAVAPAIAAGNAVVVKPASNTPITGGLLFAKLAEEAGLPDGLLNVVTGRGSDVGDAVASHRHSDVVAFTGSTPVGRRVASKAAENLATPAMELGGNNAHIVTADADLDRAVDAATFGSFVHQGQVCISINRHLVHEDVYDEYVDALVDRAESLPVGTAHDPETVVGPIIDESQRDQMLEYVEETVEEGATLETGGETVELDGVDDSLVVAPTVLSGVTNDMSAACNEHFGPIAPVIPFSDVDEAVELANDTEHGLSGSVHAGDLGTARDVADRMETGMVHIGDQPINDEAHVPFSGTGASGMGGYNSDEFLREVTETKWISIQREPREYPF; via the coding sequence ATGGGAGACGGTATCTCGATAGACGCCGACTGGAACAGCCTGTACGTCGACGGCGAGTGGGCCGAATCCGCTGGCGACGGGACCATCGACGTCGAGGACCCATCGACGCGCGAGACGGTCGCGCAGGTCCCGGCCGCGGTCGAATCGGACGTGGACGACGCTTACGAGGCCGCGCAGGCGGCCCACGAGGAGTGGGCGGAGGCGCCCCCGGCCCGGCGGCAGCAGGCCGCGGAGGCGTTCGTCGACGGGCTCGAGGCGCACAAGGAGGGGATAGTCGAACTGCTCGAGTACGAGGCGGGCGGCTCGCGCGCGATGGGCGAGACGTCGATCAAGATCGCCACCGACCAGGCCGCCGAGGCGGCGACGCTCCCCCGCCGGATGAAGGGCGAGCACGCGGGCTCGAACGTCCCCGGCAAGGAGAACCTCGTCGAGCGCGTCCCGAAGGGCGTCGTCACCGTCATCTCGCCGTGGAACTTCCCGCTCAACCTGTCGATGCGGGCGGTCGCGCCCGCCATCGCGGCCGGCAACGCGGTCGTCGTCAAGCCGGCGTCGAACACCCCCATCACGGGCGGGCTTCTCTTCGCGAAGCTAGCGGAGGAGGCCGGCCTCCCGGACGGCCTGCTCAACGTCGTCACCGGTCGCGGCTCCGACGTCGGCGACGCGGTCGCGAGCCACCGCCACAGCGACGTCGTCGCGTTCACCGGCTCGACCCCCGTCGGGCGGCGCGTCGCCTCGAAGGCGGCCGAGAACCTCGCCACCCCGGCGATGGAACTCGGCGGCAACAACGCCCACATCGTCACCGCCGACGCCGACCTGGACCGCGCAGTCGACGCCGCGACCTTCGGCTCGTTCGTCCACCAGGGGCAGGTGTGCATCTCCATCAACCGCCACCTCGTCCACGAGGACGTGTACGACGAGTACGTCGACGCCCTCGTCGATCGGGCGGAGTCGCTCCCGGTCGGCACCGCCCACGACCCCGAGACGGTCGTCGGCCCCATCATCGACGAGTCCCAGCGCGACCAGATGCTGGAGTACGTCGAGGAGACGGTCGAGGAGGGCGCGACTCTGGAGACGGGCGGCGAGACGGTCGAACTCGACGGGGTCGACGACTCGCTCGTCGTCGCCCCGACCGTGCTCTCGGGGGTGACGAACGACATGTCCGCCGCCTGTAACGAGCACTTCGGCCCCATCGCGCCCGTCATCCCGTTCTCGGACGTGGACGAGGCGGTCGAACTCGCCAACGACACCGAACACGGGCTCTCGGGCTCGGTCCACGCGGGCGACCTGGGGACCGCGAGGGACGTCGCCGACCGGATGGAGACGGGCATGGTCCACATCGGCGATCAGCCGATCAACGACGAGGCGCACGTCCCCTTCAGCGGCACCGGCGCCTCCGGGATGGGCGGGTACAACAGCGACGAGTTCCTGCGCGAGGTGACCGAGACGAAGTGGATCTCGATCCAGCGCGAACCGCGCGAGTACCCGTTCTGA
- a CDS encoding FAD-dependent monooxygenase gives MSESQDEPVVVAGAGPTGMTAALALHARGVPVVILEAEPEDRERPGSRAIYVHGTTLHTLERNHEGLGKRLAEAGLVWPTRRTLWRGKEVFSRTYSTPGGTGDLPHFTSLPQVETEDFLLETLEEVGIDVHWDSAVETVESSPDGVRVVTEDGEEWETPYVVGADGAGSTVRKEIGSNFEGSQSENSFIIADVDEDPDEPRPNERVFHYDHPDVEGRNVLLVPFTGGWRVDIQCKVTDDPERLASEEVVSDMVATTLGERYRDRVAWVSSYQFKQVTADTFVDEHRRVLLAGEAGHLFAPFGARGMNSGIADADEAASAIAVAAGATNDEVARAEVELYASRREKAAEWNKNAAGQALEYLQGDSVVTKFKKRAAAELSEYWEDAGEWLDDAPYGPRGGPPITSIGRY, from the coding sequence ATGTCCGAGAGTCAGGACGAGCCCGTCGTCGTAGCCGGCGCTGGGCCGACCGGGATGACCGCCGCGCTGGCGCTCCACGCGCGGGGCGTGCCGGTCGTCATCCTCGAAGCCGAGCCGGAGGACCGCGAACGACCGGGGAGCCGGGCCATCTACGTGCACGGCACGACGCTGCACACCCTCGAACGGAACCACGAGGGGCTCGGAAAGCGGCTCGCCGAGGCCGGGCTGGTGTGGCCCACCCGGCGGACGCTGTGGCGGGGGAAGGAGGTGTTCTCGCGAACGTACTCCACCCCCGGCGGCACCGGCGATCTCCCCCACTTCACCAGCCTGCCGCAGGTGGAGACCGAGGACTTCCTCCTCGAGACGCTCGAGGAGGTCGGCATCGACGTCCACTGGGACTCGGCGGTCGAGACGGTCGAGTCGAGCCCCGACGGCGTCCGCGTCGTGACCGAGGACGGCGAGGAGTGGGAGACGCCGTACGTCGTCGGCGCCGACGGCGCGGGCTCGACCGTCCGCAAGGAGATCGGCTCGAACTTCGAGGGGAGCCAGTCGGAGAACTCCTTCATCATCGCCGACGTCGACGAGGACCCCGACGAGCCCCGTCCGAACGAGCGGGTGTTCCACTACGACCACCCGGACGTGGAGGGGCGGAACGTCCTGCTCGTCCCGTTCACCGGCGGCTGGCGCGTCGACATCCAGTGCAAGGTGACCGACGACCCCGAGCGCCTCGCGAGCGAGGAGGTCGTGAGCGACATGGTCGCCACGACGCTCGGCGAGCGCTACCGGGACCGCGTCGCGTGGGTGTCCTCCTACCAGTTCAAGCAGGTCACCGCGGACACGTTCGTCGACGAGCACCGGCGGGTGCTGCTCGCGGGCGAGGCCGGCCACCTGTTCGCGCCGTTCGGCGCGCGCGGGATGAACTCCGGCATCGCCGACGCCGACGAGGCGGCCTCGGCCATCGCGGTCGCCGCGGGGGCGACGAACGACGAGGTCGCGCGCGCCGAGGTCGAACTGTACGCCTCCCGGCGCGAGAAGGCCGCCGAGTGGAACAAGAACGCCGCCGGACAGGCGCTCGAGTACCTCCAGGGCGACAGCGTCGTGACGAAGTTCAAGAAGCGGGCCGCCGCGGAGCTGTCCGAGTACTGGGAGGACGCCGGCGAGTGGCTCGACGACGCGCCCTACGGGCCGCGGGGCGGCCCGCCGATCACGAGCATCGGGCGGTACTGA
- a CDS encoding fumarylacetoacetate hydrolase family protein, producing the protein MRFVTFDEDRLGLLTEDGEGVVDLTDRLGIDSRDPLVEYMRGDHDASEYEDEEPDFDRDEVELGSPVRRPGKVIAAPLNYENHIEEALADRDITTDEWFTIEDKGYFLKAPSSVVGPDHGVELPFSDRRTDHEIELAFVMGEEAKDVPAEEAWDHIFGYTILLDISVRGDQDRSNRKSYDTFTVIGPCVVTADEIDDPQDLEMELQLNGETRQQENTSDMVYTCADVVQYASIGATIEVGDVITTGTPEGVSELNDGDTIDAEIEDVGSMTVDVTGRDVAFADVDVNKGGQE; encoded by the coding sequence ATGCGATTCGTCACCTTCGACGAGGACCGGCTAGGCCTGCTCACCGAGGACGGCGAGGGCGTCGTCGACCTCACCGACCGCCTCGGCATCGACTCGCGCGACCCGCTCGTCGAGTACATGCGGGGCGACCACGACGCCTCGGAGTACGAGGACGAGGAGCCCGACTTCGACCGCGACGAGGTCGAACTCGGCTCGCCCGTCCGCCGCCCGGGGAAGGTCATCGCCGCGCCGCTCAACTACGAGAACCACATCGAGGAGGCGCTCGCGGACCGGGACATCACCACCGACGAGTGGTTCACCATCGAGGACAAGGGCTACTTCCTGAAGGCGCCCTCGAGCGTCGTCGGCCCGGACCACGGCGTCGAACTCCCGTTCTCGGACCGCCGGACGGACCACGAGATCGAACTGGCGTTCGTGATGGGCGAGGAGGCGAAGGACGTGCCCGCCGAGGAGGCGTGGGACCACATCTTCGGCTACACCATCCTGCTCGACATCTCCGTGCGCGGCGACCAGGACCGCTCGAACCGCAAGTCCTACGACACGTTCACCGTCATCGGACCGTGCGTCGTGACGGCCGACGAGATCGACGACCCGCAGGACCTCGAGATGGAGCTCCAGCTCAACGGCGAGACGCGCCAGCAGGAGAACACCAGCGACATGGTGTACACCTGTGCGGACGTCGTCCAGTACGCCTCCATCGGCGCGACCATCGAGGTCGGCGACGTCATCACCACCGGCACGCCCGAGGGCGTGAGCGAGCTGAACGACGGCGACACCATCGACGCCGAGATCGAGGACGTCGGCTCGATGACCGTCGACGTCACCGGGCGAGACGTCGCGTTCGCCGACGTGGACGTCAACAAGGGCGGCCAGGAGTAG
- a CDS encoding DUF3179 domain-containing (seleno)protein, translating to MPQQSSERLGDIVDRLLVRDADEHAAAIEELAEVGNERVVPHLLELVVIDSIANDWGRFGFPEVLREHSPPRYLELPEVRWPGVRDALAALAEPDFDSPHAWVEWESWYSQQEIEPLAGFDEWKLRLYTSYLPPVGGLLDAEPRSFDLQDIRWGNCDRSFLAALNGPDFVPGEAVDASAEGGNYERYLKDDDTVFGFELDGVAYAVPRWVLFPHELMNAELEGVPVSLTYCTLCNAPILYDRRVGGSDAGDGDREVLTFGSSGMLASGNKVMYDEETETLWDQHAGVPIAGDYLAEDPDLVLDFHPVTQTTWGEWKDGYPDTLALDIDTGYDFDYSHYDGELGIFRHYWENEDVVQPGVRREEGELPEKAEVYGLVGDDASEVWAVPRDALADMNVVSGEAAGREVVAFLDATDDVAVYEAPPTPVELVADGLRDAEGDLWAVGRDELRSQDGETRSRVVGRHGLWFAFRTHYDEAHVLR from the coding sequence ATGCCACAGCAGTCCTCGGAGCGACTCGGCGACATCGTCGACCGCCTGCTCGTCCGCGACGCCGACGAGCACGCCGCGGCGATCGAGGAACTCGCCGAGGTGGGCAACGAGCGGGTCGTCCCGCACCTGCTCGAACTCGTCGTCATCGACAGCATCGCGAACGACTGGGGCCGGTTCGGCTTCCCCGAGGTGCTCCGCGAGCACTCGCCACCGCGCTACCTCGAACTCCCGGAGGTCCGCTGGCCGGGCGTCCGCGACGCCCTCGCCGCCCTGGCGGAGCCGGATTTCGACTCGCCCCACGCCTGGGTCGAGTGGGAGTCGTGGTACTCACAGCAGGAGATCGAGCCGCTGGCCGGGTTCGACGAGTGGAAGCTCCGGCTCTACACGTCGTACCTCCCGCCCGTCGGCGGCCTCCTCGACGCGGAGCCGCGGTCGTTCGACCTCCAGGACATTCGGTGGGGCAACTGCGACCGGTCGTTCCTCGCGGCGCTGAACGGGCCGGACTTCGTCCCGGGCGAGGCCGTGGACGCGTCGGCCGAGGGTGGGAACTACGAGCGCTACCTGAAGGACGACGACACGGTCTTCGGCTTCGAACTCGACGGCGTCGCCTACGCGGTGCCGCGCTGGGTGCTGTTCCCGCACGAGCTCATGAACGCCGAACTGGAGGGCGTCCCCGTGAGCCTCACCTACTGCACGCTCTGTAACGCGCCCATCCTCTACGACCGGCGCGTCGGCGGCAGCGACGCCGGTGACGGCGACCGCGAGGTCCTCACGTTCGGCAGTTCGGGGATGCTCGCGTCCGGAAACAAGGTGATGTACGACGAGGAGACGGAGACGCTGTGGGACCAGCACGCGGGCGTCCCCATCGCCGGCGACTACCTCGCCGAGGACCCCGACCTCGTGCTCGATTTCCACCCGGTCACCCAGACCACGTGGGGCGAGTGGAAGGACGGGTACCCCGACACGCTGGCGCTCGACATCGACACCGGCTACGACTTCGACTACTCCCACTACGACGGCGAACTCGGAATCTTCCGGCACTACTGGGAGAACGAGGACGTCGTCCAGCCGGGCGTCCGCCGCGAGGAGGGCGAACTCCCGGAGAAGGCCGAGGTGTACGGCCTCGTCGGGGACGACGCGAGCGAGGTGTGGGCCGTCCCCCGCGACGCCCTGGCCGACATGAACGTCGTGTCCGGCGAGGCGGCGGGGCGCGAGGTGGTCGCGTTCCTCGACGCGACCGACGACGTGGCCGTCTACGAGGCGCCGCCGACGCCCGTGGAGCTGGTCGCAGACGGCCTTCGCGACGCCGAGGGGGACCTCTGGGCCGTCGGTCGGGACGAACTCCGCAGCCAGGACGGCGAGACCCGCTCGCGGGTCGTCGGCCGACACGGGCTCTGGTTCGCATTCCGGACGCACTACGACGAGGCGCACGTACTCCGGTAG
- a CDS encoding ABC transporter ATP-binding protein gives MLEVDSIDVAYGAVQVIWDVSLSVEKGETVALLGANGAGKTTVLKSICGPLVPTAGDIRFEGESIGGLQQDEVVPKGITHVPEGREIFHESSVHENLTLGAYANRDGMEDRRRRVYEIFPRLEERSGQSAGTLSGGEQQMLAIGRGLMSDPDLVLLDEASLGLAPVLVDDVFDAIERINEEGTTVLLVEQDVHNALRVADRGYVLESGRVSLSGSAEELADDERVAASYLGG, from the coding sequence ATCCTGGAAGTCGACTCGATCGACGTCGCGTACGGGGCCGTCCAGGTCATCTGGGACGTGAGCCTCTCGGTGGAGAAGGGCGAGACGGTCGCGCTGCTCGGCGCGAACGGCGCCGGCAAGACGACCGTCCTGAAGAGCATCTGCGGCCCGCTCGTCCCCACGGCCGGGGACATCCGCTTCGAGGGCGAGTCGATCGGCGGCCTCCAGCAGGACGAGGTCGTGCCGAAGGGCATCACCCACGTCCCCGAGGGCCGGGAGATCTTCCACGAGAGCTCCGTCCACGAGAACCTCACCCTCGGCGCCTACGCGAACCGGGACGGCATGGAGGACCGGCGGCGGCGGGTGTACGAGATCTTCCCCCGGCTGGAGGAGCGGAGCGGGCAGAGCGCCGGCACGCTCTCCGGCGGGGAACAGCAGATGCTCGCCATCGGCCGCGGGCTGATGAGCGACCCCGACCTCGTGCTCCTCGACGAGGCGAGCCTCGGGCTGGCGCCGGTGCTGGTCGACGACGTGTTCGACGCGATCGAGCGCATCAACGAGGAGGGGACGACGGTGCTCCTCGTCGAGCAGGACGTCCACAACGCGCTCAGGGTCGCCGACCGGGGGTACGTCCTCGAGTCGGGCCGCGTCTCGCTGTCGGGCTCCGCCGAGGAACTCGCGGACGACGAGCGCGTCGCGGCGTCGTACCTGGGCGGCTGA
- a CDS encoding branched-chain amino acid ABC transporter permease has translation MIGNPFAGSDLFADRRRVAALVFGVLALAVVPFTTTAYVTEIVFTGLVFVMLGVSWNLLAGYAGQISLGHAAFFGIGAYVAAWLTTPTRAGLPEAIQTPVLLALVGGGLVAALVALAVGPIMFRLTGHYFAIGTLALAAIIQLVLLDQRQFSGGSSGYFIQGGIGEDLMFLVAVAATVGMVASTYLIVNSRLGLGMRAIHGGEGAASSLGVNPLKYKMYAFVISSFMAGLTGAIYAMFTLYVNPESTLNVVWMIDTLVVVILGGMGTMLGPIVGAALFLVLDNGLRAVAGEFATTIEGLLIILFMIYAPSGLYGLIKDRYLGGEESETAEPEAEGA, from the coding sequence ATGATCGGCAACCCGTTCGCCGGGAGCGACCTGTTCGCGGACCGCCGACGGGTCGCTGCCCTCGTCTTCGGGGTGCTCGCACTCGCGGTGGTGCCGTTCACCACCACCGCGTACGTCACCGAGATCGTGTTCACCGGGCTGGTGTTCGTGATGCTCGGCGTCTCGTGGAACCTGCTCGCCGGCTACGCCGGCCAGATCTCGCTCGGCCACGCGGCCTTCTTCGGCATCGGCGCCTACGTCGCGGCGTGGCTGACGACGCCGACCCGCGCCGGCCTCCCGGAGGCCATCCAGACGCCGGTGCTCCTCGCGCTGGTCGGTGGCGGGCTCGTCGCCGCGCTGGTCGCGCTGGCCGTCGGGCCCATCATGTTCCGGCTGACCGGCCACTACTTCGCCATCGGTACGCTCGCGCTGGCGGCCATCATCCAGCTCGTGCTGCTCGACCAGCGCCAGTTCTCCGGCGGCTCGTCGGGTTACTTCATCCAGGGAGGCATCGGGGAGGACCTCATGTTCCTCGTGGCGGTGGCGGCGACCGTCGGCATGGTCGCGAGCACGTACCTCATCGTCAACAGCCGGCTCGGGCTGGGCATGCGGGCCATCCACGGCGGCGAGGGCGCCGCGAGCAGCCTCGGCGTGAACCCGCTGAAGTACAAGATGTACGCGTTCGTCATCTCCTCGTTCATGGCGGGGCTGACGGGCGCCATCTACGCCATGTTCACGCTGTACGTGAACCCCGAGTCCACGCTCAACGTCGTCTGGATGATCGACACGCTCGTCGTCGTCATCCTCGGCGGGATGGGGACGATGCTCGGCCCCATCGTCGGCGCGGCGCTGTTCCTCGTGCTCGACAACGGTCTCCGCGCGGTGGCCGGCGAGTTCGCGACGACGATCGAGGGGCTGCTCATCATCCTGTTCATGATCTACGCCCCGAGCGGCCTGTACGGGCTCATCAAGGACCGGTACCTCGGCGGCGAGGAGAGCGAGACCGCGGAACCCGAGGCAGAGGGCGCATAG